The genomic window TAATAACATCTGGAATTAATTTGTATCACCATAATCATGAATGGCCATCATATAACTGTTAGACGCAGTAAACGGCTGCTGTACCTAAGTGGAGACTCGTCCTGATTGGCAATTCTCTCCTCCGATCATCGGACAAATTATGCATCGACTGTGAACGATCCTATATAAATAGACATTTCActgtatataaaaatgttataagtATGTAAAAAAGTGAGTATTAACTAacttacaataaaacaaaaataaagaagaaCAATCATACGGAAAACATAATTCTACAtatgatatttaaataaaatataattacttaCAGCGAGAGGATCTTCGGTCTGCACTCCACTGTACCCGGTGGCGGGAACGCCATAAACGGGGCTGGGGGCGGCGCCAGCGTCAGACTGCCTGGAGGCGGGGGCGCCGTACGTGGAGCTGGGGGCGGCGGCAAATCTGCTAGAGGCGGCAGATGAGGGAGCGCCATACGCAGAGCTGGGGGCGGCGGCAAATCGGCTGGAGGCGGCAGATGAGGGAGCGCCATACGCAGAGCTGGGGGCGGCGGCAAATCTGCTAGAGGCGGCAGATGAGGGAGCGCCATACGCAGAGCTGGGGGCGGCGGCGAATCGGCTAGAGGCGGCAGATGAGGGAGCGCCATACGCAGAGTTGGGGGCGGCGGAAAATCTGCTAGAGGCGGCAGATGAGGGAGCGCCATACGCAGAGCTGGGGGCGGCGGCGAATCGGCTGGAGGCGGCTGAAGATGGGGCACCATAAGCGGAGCTGGGGGCGGCGGCGAATCGGCTAGAGGCGGCAGATGAGGGAGCGCCATACGCAGAGCTGGGGGCGGCGGCGAATCGGCTAGAAGCGGCAGATGAGGGAGCGCCGTATGCAGAGCTGGGGGCGGCGGCAAATCGGCTGGAGGCGGCAGATGAGGGAGCGCCATACGCAGAGCTGGGGGCGGCGGCGAAGCGGCTGGAGGCGTATTGCGTGGACAATGAGGCTGAGCCGGCGTCGAACTGCGCGGAGGCGGGGGCGCCGTACGAGGAGCCGGGGGCGGCAGCGGACCTGGCGGGGACGGGGCCGGCCCTGCCGAAGCTCACGGTCGACGCTGATCGCTGTCCGCTGAAGGACGAAGCGGAGGCGGCGCCGTTGAACCGGCCGAGAGCTGCGGAGGCGGACGGCACGCCGTACTCGGTGGACAGCGAGCTGGAGCTGTCGAAGGTGCTGGCCGCCTGCGGGGCGCCGTACAGGGCGGACGGGGAGTTGTCGGCCGCTAAGTCCCTGCCGTTGGGGGCGTATCCACCGGCGTCGCCCTGGGGGCCGGGGGGCAGGTACTGGCGCTCCGACGGCGGCTCGGCCAGCGCGCACGCGACCACTGCTGCGAGGAGGTACACCACCTGCGGCAGATGCAGGTACTGTGGTACTGTGTTACTGTCCGCACCTCCTGCTCCCTGGCCCTGTTCGGTAACACGGTCGCCAATCTTTCTATACCATTATGTATACTGCAGTTATATGATCGAACGAACTCTACATTGTGCTGAGGGTTGGGTATGAACTACAGCGTTTCTGAATACTTGAGTGCGTTCTAACTACTGCAGAAGTAGACaaaccatttattttttaaaaaataaccttACTCCTTTGATAAAATCTAAGGATTTTAGATGAGTGGCTGCCGAACATAGTGGTGTGTGTCAAGAATTTAGCAGATTTAAGTTTACCAAAAATGATTTGAAagatacataaattaaatttacagttATCTTAAAGCTGAAAACGTTTTAACTCCCAAGTTTATGTTTCTGAGGCTCTCATAATATCgctaaatttaagttttttatttcttCAATTCTGGTTTTTTAAGATGattttagtaaatataaataattacttaagctGTACTCATTTTGAGCGATAAACTATGTCTAGAATTGCCGGCGGTCGTAACTCTTTGAAGTCTCACTCGTCGGGCAAGGATTGGGACCAAAAATCCTAGATTAAGCAATAATATAAACGCATGAGCAATCAATTGGATTCTTAAGGTTTTAGAGTCTACTTAAAATATGGGAAAAATTGTTGCCTTGCAGTTTATTCTAAATTTTAGATCTGGATGTTTTCTTCTTACGTTGTGAATAAGCTAGCTTTTAAAACGGTAAACTGACTGCTGTCAGTAAGAAGAGTTCTGACTCAGGTTAGAAGaataaaatatgaatatgaaACAGACCCATCAAATGAGGTATGAAAATGAACCGCTGGAATATtatagtacagaataaaaaaagGAAGTAACGAGAAAGAAACAAAAATGCTATTTGAAAAGTCAGTATTTCATGAACGAAAATTGAATCGAGACGCACTGGAACGTGGGAAATGCAAAAAGCGTCTCGAATGAGGAACGTTCTCAAGAGGAGGGGTTTCACTGAAGCAGAACGTTGTTAAGATCGAAGAGCAGCAAGTGTTAACAATACATTACCTTCATGTTGCTGGCGTTTGTGTGTGTGGCTTGGTGGTGCAAACGCTGGACAGAAGAGTGGATGCCGTGTCAGGATGCGCCCGGATCTTATATAGGTGTTTTCCGCGGGACAAACCACGGCGAAAAAAATTTAAGAGGAGAAGGGGGAGGGCCGTAACGGGAGTGTGTGTTACACATCTTCAGGGGCTGGGGACCGGTTTCGAGAG from Bacillus rossius redtenbacheri isolate Brsri chromosome 1, Brsri_v3, whole genome shotgun sequence includes these protein-coding regions:
- the LOC134528445 gene encoding pro-resilin-like, which encodes MKVVYLLAAVVACALAEPPSERQYLPPGPQGDAGGYAPNGRDLAADNSPSALYGAPQAASTFDSSSSLSTEYGVPSASAALGRFNGAASASSFSGQRSASTVSFGRAGPVPARSAAAPGSSYGAPASAQFDAGSASLSTQYASSRFAAAPSSAYGAPSSAASSRFAAAPSSAYGAPSSAASSRFAAAPSSAYGAPSSAASSRFAAAPSSAYGAPSSAASSRFAAAPSSAYGAPSSAASSRFSAAPNSAYGAPSSAASSRFAAAPSSAYGAPSSAASSRFAAAPSSAYGAPSSAASSRFAAAPSSAYGAPSSAASSRFAAAPSSTYGAPASRQSDAGAAPSPVYGVPATGYSGVQTEDPLAEPANYQFSFEVQDEQSGSEFGHQESRQLEAAQGSYHVLLPDGRTLVVDYQADEGGYKPEVRYEEPSAGYPAARGGPAGPY